A single region of the Cynocephalus volans isolate mCynVol1 chromosome 12, mCynVol1.pri, whole genome shotgun sequence genome encodes:
- the LOC134391827 gene encoding olfactory receptor 5L1-like, whose amino-acid sequence MGEENCSAVTEFILLGLSDDPELRVFLFLLFLLIYGVTVLANLGMVALIRVSSRLHTPMYFFLSHLSFVDFCYSSTIVPKMLANIINKDKAISFLGCMVQFYLFCTCVVSESFLLAVMAYDRFVAICNPLLYMVTMSQKLCVELVSGCYLCGSVCSLIHLCLALEIPSYRSNVINHFFCDLPPLLSLACSDVAMNEVLLFTVATLNETMNTVIILSSYLFILVTILRMRSAEGRSKAFSTCASHLTAILVFHGTILFIYCRPSSGNVGDADKVATVLYTVVIPMLNPLIYSLRNQDVKEAFRKVMRTKLLSEDLFF is encoded by the coding sequence ATGGGTGAGGAGAACTGCAGCGCTGTGACAGAGTTCATTCTCCTTGGATTATCTGATGACCCTGAGCTGAGAGTCTTCCTCTTCCTGCTGTTCCTTCTCATCTACGGAGTCACGGTTTTGGCCAACCTGGGCATGGTTGCACTGATTCGAGTCAGCTCTCgactccacacccccatgtactttttTCTCAGCCACTTGTCCTTTGTGGATTTTTGCTACTCCTCAACCATTGTGCCAAAGATGCTGGCTAATATCATAAACAAGGACAAAGCCATCTCCTTCCTGGGGTGCATGGTGCAATTCTACTTGTTTTGCACATGTGTGGTCTCTGAGTCCTTCCTGCTGgctgtgatggcctatgaccgctttGTGGCCATCTGTAACCCACTGCTGTACATGGTCACCATGTCCCAAAAGCTCTGTGTGGAGCTAGTGTCTGGCTGCTACCTCTGTGGATCGGTGTGTTCTCTGATTCACTTGTGCTTGGCTCTTGAGATCCCATCCTATAGATCAAATGTGATTAACCATTTCTTCTGTGATCTACCCCCTCTCTTAAGTCTCGCTTGCTCTGATGTCGCTATGAATGAGGTGCTGCTTTTCACTGTGGCCACACTCAATGAGACCATGAACACTGTGATCATCCTCAGCTCCTACTTGTTTATTCTTGTCACCATCCTGAGGATGCGCTCGGCAGAGGGAAGGAGCAAAGCTTtttccacctgtgcctcccacctcacGGCCATCCTTGTCTTCCATGGGACAATCCTTTTCATTTATTGCCGACCCAGTTCAGGCAATGTTGGGGATGCTGACAAAGTGGCCACAGTGCTCTACACTGTAGTGATTCCCATGCTGAACCCCCTGATCTATAGCCTGAGGAACCAGGATGTGAAAGAAGCTTTTAGAAAAGTAATGAGAACCAAATTACTTTCTGAGGATCTATTTTTTTAG
- the LOC134391826 gene encoding olfactory receptor 5D18-like: MSLSDRNRSGATFMLLGFSDSPQLQVPLFLIFLAIYSVSVVGNLGMIIIIKTNPKLHTPMYFFLSHLSFVDFCYSSTVAPKTLVNLVVKDRTISFSGCAVQFFFICAFVVAESLLLAVMAYDRFVAICNPLLYTVAMSQKLCAMLVVGSYAWGVACSLTLTCYVLKLSFHGFNTINHFFCESSSLLSLSCSDTFINQLLLFIFATFNEISTLLIILTSYVSIVVTILKMRSASGRRKAFSTCASHLTAITIFHGTVLFLYCVPNSNNSRHTVKVASVFYTVVNPMLNPLIYSLRNKEVKDAIRKLMHPKVPFQSTNLK, from the coding sequence ATGTCACTCTCAGACAGAAATAGAAGTGGAGCCACATTTATGCTCTTGGGCTTCTCAGATTCCCCGCAACTCCAAGTCCCTCTCTTCTTGATTTTTCTGGCCATCTACAGTGTCTCTGTTGTAGGAAATCTTGGGATGATCATAATCATCAAAACTAACCCCAAActgcacacccccatgtactttttcctcagcCACCTCTCATTTGTGGATTTCTGCTATTCCTCTACTGTTGCCCCTAAGACTCTGGTGAACCTAGTGGTAAAAGACAGAACCATCTCATTTTCAGGATGTGCAGTacaattctttttcatttgtgcCTTTGTGGTGGCTGAATCTTTGTTGTTAGCTGTGATGGCATATGACCGCTTTGTGGCCATTTGTAACCCTCTGCTCTACACTGTTGCCATGTCCCAGAAACTCTGTGCCATGCTGGTGGTGGGATCCTATGCGTGGGGAGTGGCATGTTCTTTGACACTCACGtgctatgttttaaaattatcttttcatggcttcaaCACAATCAACCACTTTTTCTGCGAGTCCTCCTCACTGCTGTCCCTCTCTTGCTCTGACACTTTTATCAACCAgttgcttcttttcatttttgccacCTTTAATGAGATAAGCACACTGCTCATCATCCTCACGTCTTATGTGTCCATTGTTGTCACCATCCTCAAGATGCGCTCGGCCAGTGGGCGCcgcaaagccttctccacctgtgcctcccacctgacCGCCATCACCATCTTCCACGGGACCGTCCTCTTCCTCTACTGTGTGCCTAACTCCAACAACTCCAGACACACAGTCAAAGTGGCCTCTGTGTTTTACACAGTCGTCAATCCCATGCTGAACCCTCtgatctacagcctgaggaataAAGAAGTGAAGGATGCCATTAGGAAATTAATGCACCCAAAAGTCCCATTTCAATCAACTAATCTCAAATGA